In one window of Temnothorax longispinosus isolate EJ_2023e chromosome 9, Tlon_JGU_v1, whole genome shotgun sequence DNA:
- the LOC139818613 gene encoding sodium-coupled monocarboxylate transporter 1 codes for MVAVSERGYFHWIDWMVFALMLLVSAAAGLWHFRRAQKSSTQDYLLGGKSLGLFPVSASLVASFISGVTILGTPAEIYNFGTQYWITIISILFSGIVVATVYLPVFTTLQLNSVYEYLEIRFSRPVRILISSIFVFDVILYQSIVVYVPALALNQVSGINIHLIGTIVCVVCVFYTVLGGIRAVVWTDALQVGVMIAGAISVAALGTYQMGGVSEIWNRAIDADRIEFFNFDPSPYTRHTVWTVLIGSWLYSTAYIAVNQTMVQRYKSLKSTKISQLSIAIFTVSIMLFISICCWCGLVLLAWWSPPKCDPRASGLITADDQLLPAYVMEIAHHLHGIPGLFISGIFGAALSSLSVGFNSTSVVILEDFVKGCFKMKPNDRCSTIFVKTLVVLFGLLAMCLLFLIEKLGGVLAVTNSLAAIAAGTSFGVFTLGILFPWANSKGAFIGAIAGFMMSGWVSFGANAAIASGLVVPKKLPVAQCAGNVSQHFLKQFEWPNEDDVFPLYRLSYHWVAPIGTLVVLVVGGIVTWMTGARDPSSIDKDLLSPVIHRWLPRQKYQAEVDGSPGSVATDLQVSANLLSVMHRKSQPDIL; via the exons ATGGTAGCTGTATCGGAAAGAGGATACTTCCATTGGATCGATTGGATGGTGTTTGCACTTATGCTCCTCGTGTCTGCCGCAGCCGGCTTATGGCACTTCAGAAGGGCGCAAAAGTCAAGCACACAAGACTACCTGCTTGGAGGAAAGAGCTTAGGACTCTTTCCCGTGTCCGCTTCTCTCGTTGCCAG CTTCATATCAGGCGTGACGATCTTGGGTACTCCAGCGGAAATCTACAACTTTGGCACGCAATATTGGATCACGATCATCTCGATTCTTTTCTCTGGTATCGTGGTCGCTACTGTGTATCTTCCTGTATTTACTACTCTGCAACTTAACTCCGTTTACGAG TATTTGGAAATTCGATTTAGTCGACCCGTGCGGATTCTGATTTCCTCAATTTTCGTTTTTGACGTG ATTCTTTACCAATCGATCGTGGTCTATGTTCCCGCGCTGGCGTTAAATCAAG TGAGCGGCATCAATATACATTTGATCGGAACTATTGTATGTGTCGTCTGCGTGTTCTATACTGTTTTG GGCGGTATTCGAGCAGTGGTTTGGACAGACGCGTTACAAGTTGGCGTGATGATAGCGGGGGCTATCTCAGTTGCCGCTTTAGGGACCTATCAAATGGGAGGAGTATCTGAAATTTGGAATAGGGCCATCGATGCCGATCGCATCGAATTTTTCAA CTTTGATCCATCCCCCTACACGAGACACACCGTTTGGACAGTTCTGATTGGTTCTTGGTTGTACAGTACAGCGTACATCGCTGTCAATCAAACTATGGTGCAACGATACAAATCGTTAAAAAGCACGAAAATATCTCAATT ATCCATCGCGATATTTACCGTCAGCATAATGTTGTTTATTTCAATATGCTGCTGGTGCGGACTGGTCCTCCTCGCTTGGTGGTCGCCACCGAAATGCGATCCAAGAGCTTCCGGCTTAATTACGGCCGACGATCAACTGTTGCCGGCTTATGTCATGGAGATCGCCCATCATTTGCATGGGATACCTGGCCTCTTTATTTCCGGAATTTTTGGCGCGGCGCTCAG CTCACTATCAGTGGGCTTCAACTCAACGTCCGTTGTGATTCTGGAGGACTTCGTCAAAGGTTGCTTTAAAATGAAGCCCAACGATCGTTGTTCCACGATTTTCGTGAAAACCCTTGTCGTCCTGTTCGGTTTGTTGGCGATGTGCTTGCTTTTCTTGATTGAGAAACTAGGAGGAGTTCTAGCT GTAACGAATAGTTTGGCCGCCATCGCTGCTGGGACTTCTTTTGGCGTTTTTACTCTGGGAATCTTGTTTCCATGGGCAAATTCTAAG GGTGCCTTTATTGGCGCCATTGCAGGATTTATGATGTCTGGATGGGTCAGTTTTGGTGCGAATGCGGCTATCGCTTCTGGTCTCGTGGTACCGAAGAAACTTCCAGTTGCGCAGTGTGCGGGAAATGTCAGCCAACATTTCTTAAAGCAATTCGAATGGCCCAA CGAAGACGATGTCTTCCCGTTGTATCGGTTATCCTACCACTGGGTTGCTCCTATTGGCACGCTGGTGGTACTTGTGGTGGGTGGGATTGTCACCTGGATGACAGGTGCACGAGATCCTTCATCGATCGACAAGGATTTGCTCTCTCCGGTGATTCATAG GTGGTTACCACGACAAAAATATCAAGCAGAGGTAGATGGATCGCCCGGGTCGGTGGCGACCGATTTGCAAGTATCGGCGAATTTATTATCGGTTATGCACCGAAAATCGCAACCTGACATTctgtag